A DNA window from Camelina sativa cultivar DH55 chromosome 17, Cs, whole genome shotgun sequence contains the following coding sequences:
- the LOC104757913 gene encoding protein SET DOMAIN GROUP 41-like, with protein sequence MEILAAEDIDIGKDLIPPLSPLASSLYDSFLYSHCSSCFSLLPQSPPHPHYCSAACSLTDSPLDFPQFPQEISPILPSDIRTALRLLNSTVVVTSSSPHRLNGLLTNHHRLMSDPSLSVAIQNAASFIATVLRSNRENTELELEEAAICSVLTNAVEVQDSTGXXLGIALYDSRFSWINHSCSPNSCYRFVNTITTSYQDDLAFAKTIPHIITNTETSSNLESKAFCSLQEQGRTVGYGPKVIVRSIKRIKSGEEITVSYMDLLQPTGLRQSDLWSKYRFMCNCGRCVASPPAYVDSVLEGVLALEPEKTTVGHFHGTTNTDEAAGKMSDHIQGAIDDFLSDNINRKTCCENIESVLHHGIQIRADSSQPHHLWLHPCHHVALNAYITLATAYKIRSIDSETDMGKAFDMSRISAAYSFFLACASHHLFSAEPSFVISATSFWKNAGESLLDLALKFSVESSVETTYKCTKCLMLETPNSHRDIREKSRQILSCVTDISQVVWSFLTRGCPYLKKFRSPLDISFATTNYEREESNEDQMVNVILLSFHCLLYADLLTDLCYGQKSQWVSRCLV encoded by the exons ATGGAGATACTCGCGGCGGAGGACATCGACATCGGGAAAGATTTGATCCCGCCACTCTCTCCTCTCGCTTCCTCTCTCTACGACTCCTTCCTCTACTCTCACTGCTCTTcctgtttctctcttctccccCAATCTCCGCCGCACCCTCACTACTGCTCCGCCGCCTGCTCCCTCACCGATTCTCCCCTCGATTTCCCACAATTCCCGCAGGAGATATCCCCAATTCTCCCCTCCGATATCCGTACAGCTCTCCGTCTTCTCAATTCCACCGTCGTCGTCACTTCCTCGTCGCCGCACCGTCTTAATGGCCTTCTCACGAATCACCACCGTCTCATGTCTGATCCTTCCCTCTCCGTCGCTATCCAGAACGCCGCCAGTTTCATAGCCACCGTTCTGAGGTCTAACCGGGAAAACACAGAGCTGGAACTGGAAGAAGCAGCCATATGCTCTGTGCTAACAAACGCCGTTGAGGTGCAAGATAGCACAGGGN AGNCTCTTGGAATCGCTCTTTATGATTCAAGATTCTCTTGGATTAACCATAGCTGCTCTCCAAACTCTTGCTACCGTTTCGTCAACACCATAACGACGTCGTATCAGGATGATCTTGCCTTTGCTAAAACCATTCCTCACATCATCACCAACACAGAAACATCGTCCAACTTAGAATCCAAGGCTTTTTGCTCCTTGCAAGAACAA GGGAGAACAGTGGGGTATGGACCAAAGGTGATTGTTAGAAGTATTAAGAGGATCAAGAGTGGTGAAGAGATCACTGTATCGTATATGGACCTTCTTCAACCCACG GGATTGAGGCAGTCAGATTTGTGGTCGAAATATCGGTTTATGTGTAACTGTGGACGATGTGTGGCATCACCTCCGGCTTATGTGGACTCTGTTTTAGAG GGGGTACTTGCGTTGGAGCCTGAAAAAACAACTGTTGGTCACTTTCATGGAACCACAAACACAGATGAAGCAGCGGGAAAGATGTCTGATCATATCCAAGGAGCCATAGATGATTTTCTATCAGACAACATAAATCGTAAAACATGTTGTGAAAATATTGAAAGTGTGCTGCATCACGGCATCCAAATCAGAGCAGATTCATCGCAGCCTCATCATCTGTGGTTACATCCGTGTCACCACGTTGCTTTGAATGCTTACATTACTCTGGCTACTGCCTACAAAATCCGTTCCATTGATTCTGAAACTGACATGGGCAAGGCTTTTGACATGAGCAGGATAAGTGCAGCCTACTCTTTCTTCCTTGCTTGTGCTTCTCACCATCTCTTTTCGGCAGAACCTTCTTTTGTTATATCTGCCACAAGTTTCTGGAAAAATGCTGGAGAATCCTTGTTAGATCTGGCCTTGAAGTTCTCTGTGGAATCATCTGTAGAAACTACATACAAATGCACCAAATGTCTTATGCTTGAAACCCCAAATTCACACAGAGACATCAGAGAAAAGTCTAGGCAGATTCTGAGTTGTGTCACAGACATCTCACAAGTCGTGTGGAGTTTCCTCACTCGCGGTTGCCCTTACCTGAAAAAGTTTAGGAGTCCACTTGATATCAGCTTTGCAACGACCAATTATGAGAGAGAAGAATCGAATGAGGATCAAATGGTAAACGTTATCTTACTCTCTTTTCACTGTTTACTATACGCAGACCTTCTGACTGATTTATGTTACGGTCAGAAGTCACAGTGGGTGTCTCGATGCCTAGTGTGA